Within the Enterobacter roggenkampii genome, the region TAAGTCGTTTTCTTCAGTATAGAATTGCGGCGAAATCTAGCAGAAAGCAAGCAAAGAAAAAAGGCGACAGAGCAATCTGTCGCCTTTTTTCCTGACTCACAACCCTTAACGGGTCAGACATTCCATGTTTGCCAACAACAAACCCTGTTTATCCCTTGGCTAATACCGTCCGTGATACGGTTCCATTTCCTGTTAAAACGCCTCCAGGCGCTGGTCGTCCTGACAATCCTGCGTCTTCGCCTCCTGGCGCTCCTGACCCTTATCCTTAAGTCATCATCCTGTTGGCTTCCTCGCCTTGCCGCATACTTTACCGTGTTCGCTTAAACTAACAAGCAACGAAACGGTACAAAAACGGATTTTCAGATAATTACCTGGAAATAAGATGATGATTTAAAACAGTTTGCCTTTTTCTTGCTCCTGCGATTTCTCTGAAATCTCCCATAGTACGTATAGCCAATCTCTCACAGCGGCCAGGGCTTAAGCCTACAGGCTGAGTGCAATGAAAAAAGTCTTTTGCCCGCATTCAGGTATAATCCCCCTCAGATTACGATTTTTGGAGACGACCACGTGACTACCTGGAACTACCAACAGACGCATTTTGTCACCAGTGCGCCCGATATTCGCCACCTCCCCTCTGATACCGGTATTGAAGTGGCCTTTGCTGGCCGCTCTAATGCGGGGAAATCCAGCGCCCTGAATACGCTGACCAATCAGAAGAACCTGGCGCGTACCTCAAAAACACCTGGCCGTACCCAGCTGATCAACCTGTTTGAAGTCGCAGAGGGCAAACGCCTGGTCGACTTACCGGGGTACGGTTATGCGCAGGTACCCGAAGAGATGAAAATCAAATGGCAGCGTGCGCTGGGTGAATACCTCGAAAAACGCATGTGCCTGAAAGGTCTGGTGGTATTGATGGATATTCGCCATCCGCTGAAAGATCTCGATCAGCAGATGATCGACTGGGCGGTGGCAAGCGATATCGCCGTGCTGGTGCTGCTGACGAAAGCCGATAAGCTGGCAAGCGGCGCGCGTAAAGCGCAGGTGAATATGGTTCGCGAAGCGGTGCTGGCGTTCAACGGTGATGTGCAGGTTGAGCCGTTCTCCTCGCTGAAAAAGCAGGGCGTGGACAAGCTGCGTCAGAAGCTCGACACCTGGTTTAGCGAGCTGGAACCCGCGACGGAAGCGGAAGAAGAGTAATACCGAGCGCGGCAATGGCCGCGCTTTTTTTTGCCTGAACATTTCTTTGCCGCAATAAAAAACGCCCCAGTCATTACTGACTGGGGCGGCTAAAATATTCAGCCAAATCCGATTACGTGAAGTAAAAGGTCTGAAAGATAGAACATCTTACCTCTGTACCCTACGCCGATAACTCTACCCCTTTTTGTGTTGCAGAAAAAGCACTTTTTGTAGTTTTTTTTCATTCTTTACATAGGGAATTCTAATGATCGTCACAAAACGCGCGTTGCCATGTTGCAAACTTACATAAAAAGCGCGTTATGCGAAGAACCCTTAGTGAGCCTGATCCCAGTTTTCACCACTTCCCACTTCCACCAGCAACGGCACGTCCAGCGTCATGCTGCTTTCCATCAGTTCGTGGATCTTCTTCGACACGGCGTCGAGGTCGTCCTTGTGCACTTCAAATACCAGTTCATCGTGTACCTGCATGATCATTTTCACACGCGGTTTCTCTTTCTCGAGCCAGGCATCCACGGCGATCATTGCACGCTTAATAATGTCCGCCGCGGTCCCCTGCATCGGGGCGTTGATCGCGGCACGCTCTGCGCCCGCGCGGCGCGCCGCGTTGCTGGATTTGATGTCCGGTAAGTAGAGACGGCGGCCGTCCAGGGTTTCAACGTAACCTTTCTCTTTCGCCTGCGCGCGGGTACGTTCCATATATTCCAGCACGCCCGGGTAGCGCTCGAAGTAGAGATCCATATACTTCTGCGACTCTTTACGCGGAATATTGAGCTGGCGTGAAAGGCCGAACGCGCTCATGCCGTAGATCAGACCGAAGTTGATCGCTTTAGCGCTGCGGCGCTGTTCGTTGGTCACGCTGTCCAGCGGCAAGCCGAAGACTTCCGCCGCGGTTGCCCGGTGGATATCCTTCCCTTCGGCAAACGCGGTCAGCAGGCCTTTGTCGCGGGACAGATGCGCCATAATGCGCAGCTCAATTTGCGAGTAGTCAGCAGAGACAATCAGATAATCCTCTGGTGCGATGAAAGCCTGGCGAATACGGCGGCCCTCTTCGTTACGTACCGGGATGTTCTGCAGGTTGGGATCGGTTGACGAGAGACGACCGGTCGCCGCGACAGCCTGATGATATGAGGTGTGCACGCGGCCCGTTTTCGGGTTGATCATCAGCGGAAGCTTATCAGTGTAGGTAGACTTCAGCTTCGCGAGACCACGGTACTGCAGAATCACTTTTGGCAGCGGGTAGTCCAGCGCCAGCTCTTCCAGCACCTCTTCAGAGGTTGAAGGCGCACCGCCAGGGGTTTTCTTCAGCGGCTTGATGCCCTGCTTTTCAAACAGAATGGTTTGCAGCTGCTTCGGTGAAGAGAGGTTAAACGGCTCGCCTGCAAGCTCATGCGCTTTTTGCTCCAGCTCGGTCAGGCGCTGCGCCAGCTCCCCGGAGTGGTTATGCAGCACCGTTGGATCGATTTTCACGCCGTTGCGTTCAATGCGGGACAGCACGGGTACCAGCGGCATCTCAATATGCTGGAACACATTCAGCGGACCTTCGTGCTTTTGCAGTTTTGGCCACATCTTCAGGTGGAGCTGCAGCGTAACGTCAGCGTCTTCCGCCGCGTAGCGTCCTGCCTCTTCAAGAGAAATCTGGTTAAAGGTGAGCTGATTTTTCCCTTTGCCGGCAATCTCTTCGAAGGTGATGGTTTTGTGCTTGAGCCAGCGGTCAGATAAGGAATCCATATCATGACGGCCCGCGACGCTGTCCAGAATGTAAGATTCAAGCATAGTGTCGAAGGCGATCCCGCGCAGTTCAATGCCGTAGTTTTGCAGAATGCCGCGGTCGTACTTGAGGTTTTGCCCAACCTTGAGCGCCTTTTCGTCTTCCAGAATCGGCTTCAGCAGTTCAAGCACGCGTTCACGGGAGATCTGTTCCGGCGCATCCAGGTAATCGTGCGCCACGGGAACATAGGCCGCATGACCTGGCGCTGTCGCAAATGACAGGCCTACCATATTGGCAGAGATGTTATCGAGACTGTCCGTTTCGGTGTCAAAGGCAAAGACCGGCGCCTTTTTCAGTTTCTCGATCCAGGCAATGAGCTGTGACTCTTCAAGAAGAGTTTCATAATTGTCGAAGGAAAGCGCCACGGCTTCTTCTTCCGCCTGCTCTTCTGCATCAACGACAATCGTCTCCTTCGGCTTTGTGGAAGGTTTTGCCCCTTTTGCCTGCAGCCATTTACCGGCTTCCACGTCAGTGGTCCAGCGCTTAAATTCGTATTTCTTAAACAGGCTTAGAAGCTCGTCCGCAGAAGGCTGCTGCACTTCCAGCTGTTCACAGCCCAGTTCAAGTTCAACATCGGTTTTGATTGTGGCCAGCTTATAGGAGAGATAAGCCACCTCTTTGTTCTCTTCCAGCTTCCCAGCCATGGTTTTGGCACCACGGAAGGAGAGACTGGCGATTTTGTCTGATTCCGCGTAGAGCGTATCCAGCCCGCCCAGCCCCTGAAGCAGCGCCTGCGCGGTTTTCTCACCGACGCCAGGGACACCAGGAATGTTATCCGAGGAGTCGCCCATCAACGCGAGGAAGTCGATAATCAGCTCTGGCGGCACGCCATATTTTGCGACCACCTCTTCCGGC harbors:
- the yihA gene encoding ribosome biogenesis GTP-binding protein YihA/YsxC, which codes for MTTWNYQQTHFVTSAPDIRHLPSDTGIEVAFAGRSNAGKSSALNTLTNQKNLARTSKTPGRTQLINLFEVAEGKRLVDLPGYGYAQVPEEMKIKWQRALGEYLEKRMCLKGLVVLMDIRHPLKDLDQQMIDWAVASDIAVLVLLTKADKLASGARKAQVNMVREAVLAFNGDVQVEPFSSLKKQGVDKLRQKLDTWFSELEPATEAEEE
- the polA gene encoding DNA polymerase I, encoding MVQIPENPLILVDGSSYLYRAYHAFPPLTNSAGEPTGAMYGVLNMLRSLILQYQPTHAAVVFDAKGKTFRDELFEHYKSHRPPMPDDLRAQIEPLHAMVKAMGLPLLAVSGVEADDVIGTLAREAEKMGRPVLISTGDKDMAQLVTPGITLINTMTNTILGPEEVVAKYGVPPELIIDFLALMGDSSDNIPGVPGVGEKTAQALLQGLGGLDTLYAESDKIASLSFRGAKTMAGKLEENKEVAYLSYKLATIKTDVELELGCEQLEVQQPSADELLSLFKKYEFKRWTTDVEAGKWLQAKGAKPSTKPKETIVVDAEEQAEEEAVALSFDNYETLLEESQLIAWIEKLKKAPVFAFDTETDSLDNISANMVGLSFATAPGHAAYVPVAHDYLDAPEQISRERVLELLKPILEDEKALKVGQNLKYDRGILQNYGIELRGIAFDTMLESYILDSVAGRHDMDSLSDRWLKHKTITFEEIAGKGKNQLTFNQISLEEAGRYAAEDADVTLQLHLKMWPKLQKHEGPLNVFQHIEMPLVPVLSRIERNGVKIDPTVLHNHSGELAQRLTELEQKAHELAGEPFNLSSPKQLQTILFEKQGIKPLKKTPGGAPSTSEEVLEELALDYPLPKVILQYRGLAKLKSTYTDKLPLMINPKTGRVHTSYHQAVAATGRLSSTDPNLQNIPVRNEEGRRIRQAFIAPEDYLIVSADYSQIELRIMAHLSRDKGLLTAFAEGKDIHRATAAEVFGLPLDSVTNEQRRSAKAINFGLIYGMSAFGLSRQLNIPRKESQKYMDLYFERYPGVLEYMERTRAQAKEKGYVETLDGRRLYLPDIKSSNAARRAGAERAAINAPMQGTAADIIKRAMIAVDAWLEKEKPRVKMIMQVHDELVFEVHKDDLDAVSKKIHELMESSMTLDVPLLVEVGSGENWDQAH